In Leishmania braziliensis MHOM/BR/75/M2904 complete genome, chromosome 29, a genomic segment contains:
- a CDS encoding putative heat shock protein 20: protein MWSPNNKGDSLSNSDDGLFPFLFPFPDLRPLQMFNTFFSSRSRGSWIPAVDLSQQDDGYTLVADLPEVKKEDLRVYTESASIICISGNRKSVLKQDERQLLVAERGFGRFERCFELPTSVDNSKIKATFNDHQLSVSIPKMRNTKSGASNSVTID from the coding sequence ATGTGGAGCCCAAACAACAAAGGAGACTCGctcagcaacagcgacgacggtctcttcccctttctcttcccttttcctgaTCTACGTCCACTTCAAATGTTCAacaccttcttctcctcccgcTCGCGCGGGTCGTGGATTCCAGCGGTCGACTTATCGCAGCAGGACGATGGCTATACCCTCGTTGCTGACTTGCcggaggtgaagaaggaggaCTTGCGCGTGTACACGGAAAGTGCGAGCATCATCTGCATCTCTGGCAATCGCAAGAGCGTCTTAAAGCAGGACGAGCGCCAGCTACTTGTTGCAGAGCGCGGCTTCGGCCGCTTTGAGCGCTGCTTCGAGCTTCCCACTTCCGTGGACAACAGCAAAATCAAGGCCACCTTCAACGATCATCAGCTGAGTGTGTCCATTCCAAAAATGCGCAACACAAAGTCTGGAGCGTCCAACTCAGTCACCATTGACTAG
- a CDS encoding putative 60S ribosomal protein L13 yields MPKGNNAIPHVHQKKHWNPCSSQKGNVKVFLNQPAQKHRRRRLRLLKAKKVFPRPLKALRPQVNCPTVRHNMKRRLGRGFSPAELKAAGLNPHYAATIGIRVDRRRKNKSEEGMNVNVQRLKTYMSKLVLFPVNHKKVRKGEASEEEVKAAGQDRSRFGDAAVGAVVFPSAEAPRAVSSEEKSKNVYAFLKKNHSAVRFFGVRSVRAARKEAAKEEKVGK; encoded by the coding sequence ATGCCGAAGGGTAACAACGCGATCCCCCACGTTCACCAGAAGAAGCACTGGAACCCGTGCTCTTCGCAGAAGGGTAACGTGAAGGTGTTCCTGAACCAGCCGGCTCAGaagcaccgccgtcgccgcctgcgcctgctgaAGGCCAAGAAGGTGTTCCCCCGCCCGCTGAAGGCGCTGCGTCCGCAGGTGAACTGCCCCACGGTGCGTCACAACATGAAGCGCCGCCTGGGCCGCGGCTTCTCGCCGGCCGAGCTGAAGGCTGCTGGGCTGAACCCCCACTATGCCGCCACAATCGGCATCCGTGTGGACAGACGCCGGAAGAACAAGTCCGAGGAGGGCATGAACGTGAACGTGCAGCGCCTGAAGACGTACATGAGCAAGCTTGTGCTGTTTCCGGTGAACCACAAGAAGGTGCGGAAGGGCGAGgcgtcggaggaggaggtgaaggccGCGGGCCAGGACCGCTCGCGcttcggcgacgccgccgtcggcgctgTGGTGTTCCCGTCCGCCGAGGCCCCGCGCGCCGTGTCTAGCGAGGAGAAGTCGAAGAACGTGTACGCCTTCCTGAAAAAGAACCACTCCGCCGTGCGCTTCTTCGGCGTTCGCAGCGTCCGCGCCGCGCGCAAGGAGGccgcgaaggaggagaaggtcGGCAAGTAA